The proteins below are encoded in one region of Ricinus communis isolate WT05 ecotype wild-type chromosome 6, ASM1957865v1, whole genome shotgun sequence:
- the LOC8288683 gene encoding uncharacterized protein LOC8288683 yields the protein MPLTSSAADAFGVVTICLVAILILLGLLCIAYSLYFRSHVRSQGFIQLTYFSGPWIIRITFILCFIWWGFGEILRLSLLRRKGKVLNALDLKWQETVCKGYLVSNLGFAEPCLFLTLVFLLRAPLQRMESGILSRKWNGKTAAYVLLYCLPVFVLQLFIILIGPQLRKNEGSLQKLPHYFTSTATPTIENAVDVIALCTYPLLNTILLGLFAIILTIYLFWLGRRILKLVINKGLQKRVYTLIFSVSSCFPLRVLLLGLSVLSEPEDFLFEALAFSAFLALLCCAGVCICMLVYCPIADSLALGNILDMEARRRIIDDHNDTISLIANQSHLEESSRISPGRHSDASTKRGSISFRTYERDGTSTGPFVELSLFSPSRDATPPGSPPLMGWLMHPPRQALGY from the coding sequence ATGCCCCTGACGAGTTCTGCTGCCGATGCATTCGGTGTGGTGACAATTTGCCTAGTTGCTATCCTAATTCTTCTCGGTCTGCTTTGCATTGCTTACTCGTTGTACTTCCGCTCTCATGTTCGTAGTCAAGGCTTTATTCAACTCACTTATTTTAGTGGTCCTTGGATTATCCGAATCACATTCATTTTGTGTTTTATCTGGTGGGGTTTTGGTGAGATTTTACGATTAAGTTTGCTGAGGCGTAAGGGAAAAGTCTTGAATGCCCTGGACTTGAAATGGCAGGAAACTGTTTGCAAAGGCTACCTTGTCTCAAATCTGGGTTTTGCGGAACCTTGTTTATTCCTCACCCTCGTTTTTCTTCTTCGTGCACCCTTACAAAGGATGGAATCAGGAATTCTAAGTCGAAAATGGAATGGAAAGACTGCAGCATATGTTCTTCTCTATTGCCTTCCAGTGTTTGTTCTTCAGCTCTTCATTATACTAATTGGACCTCAGTTGCGTAAGAATGAAGGCTCCTTGCAGAAGTTGCCCCATTATTTTACAAGCACAGCTACTCCTACCATAGAAAATGCCGTTGATGTGATCGCCCTCTGTACTTACCCTTTACTAAATACAATCCTCCTAGGGCTTTTTGCCATCATACTAACTATCTACCTGTTTTGGCTTGGAAGGCGGATTTTGAAATTGGTCATCAACAAGGGTTTGCAGAAGAGAGTCTATACATTAATATTCTCAGTTTCAAGTTGTTTCCCATTAAGGGTTCTTTTGCTTGGACTATCTGTTTTATCTGAGCCAGAAGATTTTCTCTTTGAAGCACTTGCTTTCTCAGCTTTTCTTGCTCTTTTATGCTGTGCTGGGGTGTGTATTTGCATGCTTGTGTACTGTCCGATTGCGGATTCTTTAGCCTTGGGGAATATTCTGGACATGGAGGCTAGAAGAAGAATCATTGACGACCACAATGACACCATTTCTCTCATTGCTAACCAGAGCCACCTTGAAGAAAGCAGCCGAATAAGCCCTGGGAGACACTCTGATGCCTCAACCAAGCGTGGATCAATTTCTTTTCGAACTTATGAGAGGGATGGGACATCAACAGGGCCATTTGTGGAGCTTAGCCTTTTCTCTCCAAGTCGAGATGCAACCCCACCAGGATCACCTCCACTCATGGGTTGGCTAATGCATCCTCCAAGGCAAGCACTGGGGTATTAG
- the LOC8288657 gene encoding cytochrome c, with translation MASFDQAPPGDVKAGEKIFKTKCAQCHTVEKGAGHKQGPNLNGLFGRQSGTTAGYSYSAANKNMAVQWGENTLYDYLLNPKKYIPGTKMVFPGLKKPQDRADLIAYLKQATA, from the exons ATGGCGTCATTCGATCAAGCACCACCTGGCGATGTAAAAGCCGGAGAGAAAATCTTCAAAACTAAGTGCGCTCAGTGCCACACCGTCGAGAAAGGCGCTGGCCACAAACAAG GACCGAACTTGAATGGGCTGTTTGGGAGACAATCAGGAACAACTGCAGGATATTCATACTCTGCGGCTAATAAGAATATGGCTGTTCAATGGGGAGAGAATACGCTTTATGACTACTTGCTTAACCCTAAGAAG TACATCCCTGGAACTAAGATGGTCTTCCCTGGATTGAAGAAGCCACAGGACCGTGCAGACCTCATTGCCTATCTGAAGCAAGCTACTGCCTGA